CTCGGACTTATCCACTACGATCAAATCACCGTTTCGAACGAAGACATCTTTCATCGAGTCTCCGAGAACTCTTCCAAGAAAACTGGAATCAGGATTCGGTATGAGCAATTCCAGAGGGTTTAAGACCCTTTCGATGTATTCGTCGGCGGGCGACGGGAATCCGGCCCGTACCGGAGTTATAAGACTGAATTCATTTTTTTTCTTGGAATTAAATTCAGTATGATTAGTAAAAAAATTCACATATACACATTAGTTTACTATACAAACG
This DNA window, taken from Leptospira sanjuanensis, encodes the following:
- a CDS encoding LexA family protein; the encoded protein is MNFFTNHTEFNSKKKNEFSLITPVRAGFPSPADEYIERVLNPLELLIPNPDSSFLGRVLGDSMKDVFVRNGDLIVVDKSEEALNGSVVVCTLDGSFLTKILRIEGRKRMLVSANQQFPPIPITNENEFLLWGVVSWSCHNLLRGRGVRPR